A stretch of the Ktedonobacteraceae bacterium genome encodes the following:
- a CDS encoding ABC transporter ATP-binding protein — MSTPEPVIVIDNLHKSYGTVQAVKGISMNVERGEIFGFLGPNGAGKTTTIRCMLDVIRPTSGAIRVLGLDAQRDVHELHQYIGYLPGDVRLPGQMTGKQVIDYFSRLQGREPVLLKDLVARFDVEMKRPLKGYSKGMRQKIGIVLAFMCDPEVLILDEPTSGLDPLLQKTFNEFLLQEQARGKTIFMSSHIMSDVEKVCQRVAVIRRGELVTVEAVEALREKAGQRVTVEFGDAVTAEELEHIPGVGNVSQHDHSYSLTVSGSMDPLIKAFSCHEVLRLQAEEAPLEEVFLKFYEDTGAGTSPVNSR; from the coding sequence ATGAGTACTCCAGAACCGGTTATCGTGATTGATAACCTTCATAAATCATATGGAACTGTGCAGGCGGTAAAAGGCATTTCGATGAATGTGGAGCGCGGTGAAATCTTCGGCTTCCTGGGACCGAATGGGGCGGGAAAGACGACGACGATTCGCTGCATGCTGGATGTTATTCGCCCGACTTCAGGCGCGATTCGCGTACTCGGGCTGGACGCACAGCGTGACGTGCATGAACTTCATCAATATATTGGTTACCTGCCCGGAGATGTGCGTTTGCCGGGTCAGATGACCGGCAAACAGGTGATTGACTACTTCTCGCGCTTACAGGGCCGCGAACCGGTGTTATTAAAGGACCTGGTAGCGCGCTTTGATGTGGAGATGAAGCGTCCTCTCAAGGGCTATTCCAAGGGTATGCGCCAGAAGATTGGCATCGTGCTGGCGTTCATGTGCGACCCTGAAGTGCTGATCCTGGATGAGCCGACATCCGGCCTCGACCCACTGTTGCAGAAGACATTCAACGAGTTCTTGCTACAGGAGCAGGCGCGTGGAAAGACCATCTTCATGAGTTCGCATATTATGAGCGACGTGGAGAAAGTGTGCCAGCGCGTGGCTGTGATCCGCCGGGGAGAGCTGGTAACGGTCGAGGCCGTCGAGGCGCTGCGCGAAAAGGCCGGGCAGCGGGTGACGGTCGAATTTGGAGACGCGGTCACGGCGGAAGAATTGGAGCACATTCCAGGTGTAGGCAATGTCTCCCAGCATGACCACTCCTATAGTCTGACAGTCAGTGGCAGTATGGACCCATTGATCAAGGCATTCAGCTGCCACGAGGTCTTACGTTTACAGGCAGAGGAAGCCCCGTTAGAGGAAGTGTTCCTGAAATTTTATGAAGATACAGGCGCCGGAACATCACCGGTGAATTCGCGATAA
- a CDS encoding DnaJ domain-containing protein: protein MDTLDNYYAILGVPIDADSDTLKRAYRRLARRYHPDLAGPEGATQMKRINRAYDVLSDPEKRQQYDTIIGGVIDLRKGGLTRPRPVQRKFDASEDIEYEGLSIFSTRGPFHRDARLQTHIGVISALSSVQTPDGPCIAMGTLDGQGILWHQGTDRAHIRFTADPTLTLESLRELRFSASGGLVAGWGRLGLHVWDARDGSLLWSHPLHVRAVSAHYSLDVVLEEQVDGAQDVWMALPLLRDDPLAPRSQGVRATDVVQHRIGTAAESLSAPLICAEDEIEKRQFWAIRLRKLSRDASTLLTLSCANVPGEQEQMIVIRRWDLTAKSRFGGKPRPQITVSLMAGVCADCAPPYAVTPDATVLAFVSKGKGQAAVPTSNGGRAAQRGQGQAAVPTSDAVRIYDTLKGTFRELNSGTMGASSRLAISPDAQWVAVAREDSEMNEGVIDLWSTARSEIMQRLYHPWQVSTMHFADHGLVVALMDGTIQVWKE from the coding sequence ATGGACACACTCGATAACTACTATGCTATTTTAGGCGTACCTATTGATGCTGATAGTGATACGTTGAAGCGCGCCTATCGCCGGCTGGCGCGGCGCTATCATCCCGACCTTGCAGGGCCGGAGGGCGCGACGCAAATGAAGCGTATCAACCGCGCCTATGATGTACTGAGCGATCCCGAAAAACGCCAGCAATATGATACCATCATTGGTGGCGTTATCGACCTGCGCAAAGGCGGATTGACGCGCCCACGTCCCGTACAGCGCAAATTCGATGCCTCAGAAGACATCGAATACGAAGGCCTCAGTATTTTCAGTACCAGGGGGCCATTTCACCGCGACGCCAGGCTACAAACGCACATTGGCGTGATTTCAGCATTGAGCAGCGTACAGACTCCCGATGGGCCGTGCATTGCAATGGGAACGCTCGATGGTCAGGGCATACTCTGGCACCAGGGCACGGACCGGGCGCACATACGTTTTACCGCCGATCCAACACTTACGCTCGAATCGCTGCGCGAATTGCGCTTCTCGGCATCCGGTGGGCTGGTGGCGGGCTGGGGAAGATTGGGACTGCATGTCTGGGACGCGCGTGATGGGTCGCTGCTGTGGAGTCACCCGCTTCATGTACGTGCCGTATCCGCGCATTACTCGCTTGACGTGGTATTAGAGGAACAGGTGGACGGCGCCCAGGATGTATGGATGGCGCTGCCCCTATTGCGCGATGATCCGCTGGCGCCGCGTTCCCAGGGAGTGCGCGCAACAGATGTGGTACAACATCGCATTGGAACCGCAGCCGAGTCATTGAGCGCGCCGCTTATCTGCGCCGAAGATGAGATCGAAAAACGACAATTCTGGGCGATACGGTTACGCAAATTATCCAGGGATGCGAGCACTCTGCTCACGCTCTCCTGCGCCAATGTGCCTGGCGAGCAGGAGCAAATGATCGTCATACGGCGCTGGGACCTGACAGCAAAGTCGCGTTTTGGTGGGAAACCACGACCTCAAATTACTGTGTCTCTCATGGCAGGAGTCTGTGCCGATTGCGCGCCGCCGTATGCGGTTACCCCAGATGCTACAGTGCTGGCGTTTGTTTCTAAAGGAAAGGGACAGGCCGCTGTTCCTACGAGCAATGGAGGGCGTGCGGCCCAGCGAGGACAGGGACAGGCCGCTGTCCCTACGAGTGATGCGGTGCGAATTTACGATACCCTGAAAGGAACATTTCGCGAATTGAACAGTGGGACGATGGGAGCAAGCTCACGATTGGCCATTTCGCCTGATGCGCAGTGGGTCGCGGTAGCGCGTGAAGATAGTGAGATGAACGAAGGGGTCATCGATCTGTGGTCTACTGCCAGAAGTGAGATCATGCAGAGACTCTATCATCCCTGGCAGGTCAGCACGATGCATTTCGCGGATCACGGACTGGTCGTTGCCCTGATGGATGGAACCATTCAGGTATGGAAGGAGTGA
- a CDS encoding HEPN domain-containing protein produces the protein MSQTYDGKGDHPVSGNNDQDELERLLLEGVSLPEDIVESQPAQDIRTSSHYSEDEEDEEDVVEGGDIQGAIGLFAEAAQDMATAGVELGLGRHFACVDFCNQAAEKSAQAVSLRRFGRRSMYDHDLRALGALVGAPADIQEEMAKLTPFHPEAFYADTPPEEADEVMSAEEANSSVQSARRIVRWARNIVLGP, from the coding sequence ATGTCACAAACATATGATGGCAAGGGTGATCACCCGGTATCCGGCAATAATGATCAGGATGAACTGGAACGCCTGCTGCTGGAAGGTGTGAGTTTACCCGAAGATATTGTAGAAAGCCAACCGGCGCAAGATATCCGGACGTCGTCCCACTATAGCGAAGACGAAGAGGATGAAGAGGACGTTGTCGAGGGTGGCGATATCCAGGGCGCGATTGGATTATTCGCGGAGGCCGCGCAGGATATGGCGACTGCCGGTGTAGAACTGGGACTGGGACGCCACTTCGCCTGCGTCGATTTCTGTAACCAGGCGGCAGAAAAGTCGGCTCAAGCCGTCAGTCTGCGTCGTTTTGGGCGCCGCTCCATGTATGATCACGATTTGCGAGCGCTGGGCGCGCTGGTAGGCGCTCCCGCGGACATTCAAGAAGAGATGGCAAAGCTGACGCCATTTCATCCCGAAGCATTCTACGCTGATACTCCACCGGAGGAAGCAGACGAAGTAATGAGCGCGGAAGAGGCAAATTCCTCTGTACAAAGCGCTCGCCGCATCGTGCGTTGGGCCAGAAATATTGTTTTAGGCCCGTAG
- a CDS encoding glycosyltransferase family 2 protein, with protein sequence MRISVVVPVYNEEETVAQVLESLSQVPLDLEVIVVDDASTDRTWEILQALRQKAPFNSYHFIRHDHNQGKGAGLRTGFALATGDLVTVQDADMEYNPQDIPALVRKWEEAGKNNVAIYGRRDLSPQKFTTRWGNRFLTGVTNILYGSHIHDMETCYKLMPGVLARALPMEGRRFEIEPEITACILQAGYSILEVPIGYAPRKAKKLSPWKDGWPALAMLLRRRFQKRFQFTPPPPTSEAPESSVVEKQSTSVRQ encoded by the coding sequence ATGCGGATTTCAGTAGTTGTACCCGTATATAATGAAGAGGAGACAGTGGCCCAGGTACTCGAATCGCTCTCTCAAGTGCCGCTCGACCTTGAGGTAATTGTAGTAGATGATGCATCAACCGACCGTACCTGGGAGATTTTGCAAGCATTACGCCAGAAGGCTCCATTTAACAGCTATCATTTCATTCGTCACGACCATAATCAAGGCAAGGGAGCAGGCTTGCGCACAGGTTTCGCCCTGGCTACAGGAGACCTGGTCACGGTACAGGATGCCGATATGGAGTATAACCCACAGGATATTCCGGCCCTGGTGCGTAAATGGGAAGAGGCAGGCAAGAACAATGTTGCGATCTACGGGCGCCGCGACCTTTCGCCGCAGAAGTTTACGACGCGCTGGGGTAATCGCTTCCTGACCGGAGTCACGAATATCTTATACGGGTCGCACATTCATGATATGGAGACATGCTACAAGTTAATGCCGGGTGTACTGGCGCGGGCGCTGCCTATGGAGGGCCGCCGTTTCGAGATCGAGCCGGAGATTACGGCCTGTATCCTGCAGGCGGGCTACAGCATTCTTGAAGTTCCCATCGGTTACGCACCCCGTAAGGCTAAAAAGCTCTCACCCTGGAAAGATGGATGGCCCGCCCTGGCGATGTTGCTGCGACGGCGGTTTCAGAAACGCTTCCAGTTCACGCCTCCCCCTCCCACAAGCGAGGCCCCGGAGAGCAGCGTAGTGGAAAAGCAAAGTACGAGTGTGCGACAATAG
- a CDS encoding ABC transporter permease subunit, which translates to MATTSISAKSIPAPRKRAHGLAITLQALRSAQIPIGSGAFYAFFVALVCGLIYPTLSGFNFNAYLTSNVVAGLVGAKLPSASSFSALIALELYSSFYGLIFGGLVAYIAGAALPTTFENGTLDLALSRPVSRTRYYLELWLSAVISGLILSILTVFAVWLSTLFVANAGVSWQWLFTAQAIGFAFLFMATGLGMLFGSFLNSSRAAGGTALGFVGLFYLMNTLGGLSDKLSWMQKIQPFYYTQAVQALALHSITWWYPWILVIIGLVLGIIGLVVFNRRDLPTV; encoded by the coding sequence ATGGCGACAACATCCATTTCCGCAAAAAGCATACCGGCCCCCAGGAAGCGCGCGCATGGACTGGCGATCACTCTACAGGCGCTGCGCAGCGCGCAAATACCGATTGGCTCAGGCGCGTTCTATGCATTTTTTGTAGCGCTCGTGTGTGGTTTAATCTACCCAACGCTATCAGGTTTCAATTTCAACGCTTACCTGACATCAAATGTCGTGGCAGGGCTGGTCGGAGCAAAATTGCCCAGCGCCTCGAGTTTTTCGGCGCTGATCGCGCTCGAGCTGTATAGTTCGTTTTATGGTTTGATTTTCGGTGGCCTGGTAGCCTACATCGCGGGCGCGGCACTGCCTACAACGTTTGAGAACGGGACACTCGACCTCGCGCTTTCTCGGCCCGTCAGTCGCACGCGCTATTACCTGGAATTATGGCTCAGCGCGGTCATCAGCGGTCTCATTCTGAGCATATTGACGGTCTTCGCCGTCTGGCTAAGCACGCTCTTCGTCGCCAATGCCGGTGTGAGCTGGCAATGGCTCTTCACCGCGCAGGCCATCGGGTTCGCCTTTCTCTTCATGGCAACCGGGCTGGGCATGTTGTTCGGCTCATTTCTCAATTCCAGCCGCGCTGCGGGAGGCACCGCACTTGGCTTTGTCGGCCTCTTTTACCTGATGAACACACTCGGCGGGCTTTCCGATAAGCTCTCCTGGATGCAAAAGATTCAACCATTTTACTATACGCAGGCTGTGCAGGCGCTGGCACTGCATTCGATCACCTGGTGGTATCCGTGGATACTGGTCATCATAGGGTTGGTTCTAGGGATTATTGGCCTGGTGGTGTTCAACAGGCGCGATTTACCCACGGTCTGA
- a CDS encoding D-glycerate dehydrogenase, translating to MPDRPKILVTQKVPGPAYPPLEEIGDVEANMDEGVIWPYEELLRRGPGHDYIYCLLTDNIDARFLEACASATPRLKMVANMAVGFNNIDVEAATRLGIAVSNTPGVLSDTTADLAFALLMAVARRIPEAERFLRAGKYHGWGPLLFCGAEVHGSTLGLIGAGRIGKLVAKRSTGFDMKVIYYDVYRMSEEEELEYHLTYMPFEEVLKLADFVSIHTPYMPATHHLIGERELKLMKPTAILINTARGPIVDEKALVKALQEGTIAGAGLDVFENEPAVEPELLAMENVVLLPHIASASLRTRTLMATMASDNIIAYHLGQRPPNILNPEVLGSSS from the coding sequence ATGCCGGATCGTCCAAAGATTCTGGTAACACAGAAAGTGCCAGGCCCTGCCTATCCACCACTCGAGGAAATCGGCGATGTGGAAGCCAATATGGACGAGGGGGTAATCTGGCCTTACGAAGAACTGCTGCGACGCGGTCCCGGTCACGACTATATTTATTGCTTGCTCACCGATAACATTGATGCACGCTTTTTAGAGGCATGCGCGTCGGCCACGCCGCGCTTAAAGATGGTGGCGAACATGGCGGTAGGCTTCAACAATATCGATGTTGAAGCGGCCACACGCCTGGGAATAGCCGTCAGCAACACACCGGGTGTCCTCTCCGATACGACTGCCGACCTGGCTTTTGCCCTGTTGATGGCCGTGGCGCGCCGCATTCCTGAAGCGGAGCGTTTCCTGCGCGCGGGCAAATACCACGGTTGGGGACCTTTACTCTTCTGTGGGGCCGAGGTGCATGGTTCGACACTTGGACTGATTGGAGCCGGGCGCATCGGCAAGTTGGTGGCGAAGCGCTCCACCGGCTTCGACATGAAAGTGATCTATTATGATGTCTATCGCATGTCGGAGGAGGAGGAACTGGAGTACCATCTTACCTACATGCCTTTTGAAGAGGTGCTGAAACTGGCCGACTTCGTCAGTATCCACACGCCCTACATGCCAGCCACCCATCACCTGATCGGCGAGCGCGAATTGAAGTTAATGAAACCAACTGCCATACTGATCAACACGGCTCGCGGGCCAATTGTGGATGAGAAAGCGCTGGTGAAAGCGCTGCAGGAAGGAACCATTGCCGGCGCCGGCCTGGACGTATTCGAGAACGAGCCGGCAGTCGAACCAGAACTGCTGGCGATGGAAAACGTGGTGCTTTTGCCCCACATTGCCAGCGCCTCGCTGCGCACGCGCACGTTGATGGCAACCATGGCCAGCGATAATATTATCGCCTATCATCTCGGTCAGCGCCCGCCCAATATTCTTAACCCGGAAGTGTTGGGTAGCTCCTCGTAA
- a CDS encoding sialidase family protein, translating to MKTRDNDRIDTRPTFQQRDTRPRGKGWLAGSAAIVVIVLVVGLSAFVFAQARQHGSTQASSTPAGGRWQLVLKGYSITSLVAASSDPADLYACATVAPAGSGQPGTGPLALLHSTDFGTHWRDVGKTAALSGSCQVAVHPANGDEVYVVTAAGNGQTSEVLKHSTNGGQTWETISPVLHSITGNETMPWYVQELHIAGNHLFALQWSLLENQPYIHQPPYGILSRVITSTDGGHNWTVFDAQLSSTHLGTFDYVVDPSNPNTVYELLGIPWLPPVAKTAGAADVRAPATGSNEQLYKTADGGATWHMLLDNLPFRSQVQIAASRPDIVYAGGMSNGPLPLAGQPNILPQSPAYPAITGAFQLHVSTDAGATWRDIAPPAGLFGLSNWFVTADGQLILGGLYAAVGSPTAPGTAVPVTPVTSTPQASVSIPGQATTSAHPYTQEQPLSSQAFMAAPSPYIQRYDPVANKWSHVVTPPAYGFVAEVTPGNTSAGMLLWYMGTNKYEVDLYRYVV from the coding sequence ATGAAGACGCGTGATAACGACAGGATAGATACCAGACCTACCTTCCAGCAACGAGATACTCGTCCGCGAGGCAAAGGATGGCTGGCCGGTTCCGCCGCCATCGTTGTGATTGTGCTGGTGGTTGGACTGAGCGCGTTCGTTTTTGCGCAGGCAAGGCAGCATGGCAGCACCCAGGCAAGTTCCACACCTGCCGGTGGCCGCTGGCAACTTGTGTTGAAAGGTTACAGCATCACGTCACTGGTGGCTGCGAGCAGCGACCCTGCCGACCTCTACGCATGCGCTACAGTTGCACCAGCAGGAAGCGGCCAGCCAGGAACGGGTCCCCTGGCGTTGCTGCATAGCACCGACTTCGGAACACACTGGCGAGACGTGGGCAAGACGGCGGCATTGAGCGGGAGCTGCCAGGTTGCCGTTCATCCCGCCAACGGCGATGAGGTCTATGTAGTAACAGCCGCGGGAAATGGGCAGACTTCTGAAGTTTTGAAGCATAGTACCAATGGCGGCCAGACCTGGGAAACCATCTCACCGGTGCTGCACTCCATAACTGGAAATGAGACGATGCCATGGTATGTGCAGGAATTGCACATAGCAGGAAATCACCTTTTTGCGCTGCAATGGTCGCTGTTAGAAAATCAGCCCTATATACACCAGCCGCCCTATGGCATTCTATCGCGTGTCATCACCAGCACCGATGGCGGGCATAACTGGACAGTATTCGATGCCCAATTAAGTTCCACGCACCTGGGAACGTTCGATTATGTCGTTGACCCATCCAATCCCAACACCGTCTATGAGCTATTGGGCATACCCTGGCTGCCACCGGTCGCAAAGACTGCCGGCGCGGCGGATGTTCGCGCGCCTGCCACCGGCTCGAACGAGCAACTCTATAAGACAGCTGATGGCGGAGCCACCTGGCACATGTTGCTGGATAACCTGCCGTTCCGTTCGCAGGTTCAGATTGCCGCCAGCCGCCCGGATATCGTCTATGCGGGCGGTATGAGCAATGGTCCATTACCTCTTGCAGGCCAGCCCAATATCCTGCCGCAATCACCGGCCTATCCGGCCATCACTGGCGCTTTCCAGCTACATGTGAGTACCGATGCCGGGGCCACGTGGCGCGATATCGCGCCTCCCGCCGGCCTCTTCGGTTTGAGCAACTGGTTTGTCACGGCTGATGGACAGCTTATACTCGGCGGCCTGTATGCTGCGGTGGGCAGCCCGACGGCTCCGGGCACGGCCGTTCCTGTGACGCCGGTCACCAGCACACCGCAAGCATCTGTAAGTATTCCGGGGCAGGCGACCACAAGTGCCCATCCTTACACCCAGGAGCAGCCCCTGTCCTCCCAAGCATTCATGGCAGCGCCCTCGCCATACATCCAGCGTTACGACCCTGTTGCTAACAAGTGGAGCCACGTGGTAACTCCCCCTGCCTATGGCTTTGTCGCTGAGGTGACGCCCGGCAATACAAGCGCTGGCATGCTTCTATGGTATATGGGAACGAACAAGTACGAGGTGGATTTGTACCGGTATGTGGTGTAA
- a CDS encoding DNA-3-methyladenine glycosylase — translation MTISTNWSQVVSTATAYLSDIDPIMAQAIERVGPCTLEPNPNVFEALIDAIISQQISVRAADAIMARLRAATCQAHAYATEFTGSLTPEALLPLDHDALRAAGLSTPKARYVRDLTERVSSGQLNLERLAELDDEAVIAELIVVKGIGRWTAEMILIFSLGRADVLPVDDLGLLEGVREAYGLEKRPTPKEMRERGEIWRPYRTFGTYYMWGVRRIAMGVMKDRTRIVSL, via the coding sequence ATGACAATTTCTACTAACTGGAGCCAGGTAGTTAGCACTGCCACTGCCTACCTGAGCGATATCGATCCTATCATGGCTCAAGCGATTGAGCGCGTCGGACCATGCACGCTGGAACCCAATCCTAATGTGTTCGAGGCGCTGATTGATGCGATCATTTCGCAGCAAATCTCCGTCAGGGCGGCGGATGCAATCATGGCCCGCCTGCGCGCCGCGACATGCCAGGCACACGCGTATGCTACGGAATTCACCGGTTCGCTCACGCCTGAAGCGCTGCTGCCCTTAGACCACGACGCGCTGCGAGCAGCAGGGCTTTCGACGCCAAAAGCACGCTATGTGCGCGACCTGACTGAACGTGTCAGCAGCGGCCAGTTGAACCTGGAGCGCCTGGCGGAACTTGATGATGAGGCAGTCATCGCAGAATTGATCGTCGTGAAGGGCATTGGTCGCTGGACGGCTGAGATGATTCTGATTTTCTCGCTGGGACGCGCCGATGTCTTGCCCGTCGATGATCTGGGCCTGTTAGAGGGAGTACGTGAGGCATATGGTTTAGAGAAGCGACCAACCCCCAAAGAGATGCGGGAGCGCGGCGAAATCTGGCGTCCTTATCGCACCTTCGGTACATACTATATGTGGGGCGTGCGGCGCATCGCGATGGGGGTGATGAAAGACCGCACGAGAATTGTGTCGTTGTAG
- the ppdK gene encoding pyruvate, phosphate dikinase, which yields MTTQITRSGLDEAVKQSPRKWVYVFSEGNAKMRDLLGGKGAGVAEMTNAGLPVPPGFTITTEACNAYYESGKKFPPGMWEQALEALKIVEQQTGKGFGRQDNPLLVSVRSGARFSMPGMMDTVLNLGINDDTVKGLVQLTGDERFAYDAYRRFIQMFSKIVLDVDPQAFEEVLDNYKERAGVKTDAEIPANDLKQMVGEFKQIAERQSGEPFPTDVYQQLSKAIEAVFSSWNNKRAIDYRNFNKIPHDLGTAVNVQSMVFGNMGNDSGTGVAFTRNPSTGEKKLYGEYLLNAQGEDVVAGIRTPSPISRLEQDLPDVYRQFQGIAQRLEQHYHDMQDLEFTVEKGRLYMLQTRSAKRTAQAAVKVAVDMVEEGLISEQEAVQRVDPFQVYQLLLPRFDENQKKQAEKEGRLLAKGLNASPGAARGKAVFDADRAEEMGKAGTPVVLVRPETSPDDVHGMLAAKGVLTSRGGATSHAAVVARGLGLPCVAGCEGIRVSEAERLFRVVDGTQVIHEGDDISIDGTTGEVFAGIIATVDPDFEKETDLRKLLGWADKFRRLGVWANADYPRDARRAVTFGAEGIGLCRTEHMFMEQERLPIVQKMILAKNKEERQAALDQLLPFQRGDFKGIFEAMINPETGDGYPVVIRLIDPPLHEFLPSYEDLLVEVTRLETEGGHEQELKEKREMLEAVGAMREMNPMLGLRGCRLGLIFPEINVMQTRAILEAALEVARGGKKLQPKIMIPLVGHVNELKEVRRQLEAVAQEITKEAGSAVEYKFGTMIELPRAALTADQIAKVAQFFSFGTNDLTQTTFGFSRDDAEGKFLLKYVDGLEEPGLKEKVKILPVNPFQTLDRDGVGQLVRMAVEKGRAANPHLELGICGEHGGDPDSIEFFNEVGLDYVSCSPFRVPVARLAAAQAALSHKEKDK from the coding sequence TTGACAACACAAATCACACGATCAGGATTGGATGAAGCCGTAAAGCAGTCTCCACGTAAATGGGTCTATGTATTTAGTGAGGGCAATGCGAAGATGCGCGACCTGCTGGGCGGGAAAGGCGCGGGCGTGGCGGAGATGACGAACGCCGGATTGCCTGTCCCCCCCGGCTTCACGATTACCACCGAGGCATGTAACGCCTATTATGAATCCGGCAAAAAGTTCCCGCCGGGCATGTGGGAACAGGCGCTTGAGGCGCTCAAGATCGTGGAACAGCAGACGGGCAAGGGCTTTGGCCGGCAAGATAATCCCCTGCTGGTCTCCGTGCGCTCCGGGGCCAGATTCTCCATGCCGGGCATGATGGATACCGTCCTCAACCTGGGCATCAACGACGACACGGTCAAGGGGCTGGTGCAATTGACGGGCGATGAGCGCTTCGCCTACGATGCCTACCGCCGCTTCATTCAGATGTTCAGCAAAATCGTGCTGGATGTTGATCCGCAGGCATTTGAGGAAGTGCTGGACAACTATAAAGAGCGCGCGGGAGTAAAGACGGATGCCGAGATACCGGCCAATGATCTGAAACAGATGGTCGGCGAGTTCAAGCAGATCGCCGAGCGGCAGTCCGGTGAGCCTTTCCCCACCGACGTCTACCAGCAATTAAGCAAGGCCATCGAGGCCGTCTTCTCGTCCTGGAACAACAAACGCGCCATCGATTACCGCAATTTCAACAAGATTCCGCATGATCTGGGCACCGCAGTCAATGTGCAGAGCATGGTCTTCGGCAATATGGGCAACGATAGCGGTACGGGCGTTGCTTTCACGCGCAATCCCAGCACCGGCGAGAAGAAGCTCTATGGCGAGTACTTGCTGAACGCGCAGGGCGAAGATGTGGTGGCCGGCATTCGCACCCCATCGCCGATCAGCCGCCTGGAACAGGATTTACCGGATGTCTACCGGCAGTTCCAGGGAATAGCGCAGCGCCTCGAGCAGCATTATCACGATATGCAGGACCTGGAGTTCACGGTCGAAAAGGGTCGCCTCTACATGCTCCAGACGCGCTCGGCCAAGCGCACCGCGCAGGCCGCCGTGAAGGTCGCGGTGGATATGGTCGAGGAAGGACTGATTTCCGAGCAGGAGGCCGTGCAGCGCGTCGATCCTTTCCAGGTGTACCAGTTGCTGCTGCCGCGCTTCGATGAAAATCAGAAGAAGCAGGCCGAGAAAGAGGGCCGGTTACTGGCGAAAGGATTGAACGCCTCGCCCGGCGCTGCCAGGGGGAAGGCCGTATTCGACGCTGACCGTGCCGAAGAAATGGGCAAGGCCGGTACGCCGGTTGTACTGGTGCGCCCTGAGACCAGCCCCGATGACGTGCATGGCATGCTGGCCGCAAAAGGCGTGCTGACATCGCGTGGCGGCGCTACCAGTCACGCGGCGGTCGTGGCACGCGGCCTGGGTCTGCCGTGCGTGGCAGGCTGCGAGGGCATTCGAGTGAGCGAAGCCGAACGCCTCTTCCGCGTCGTTGATGGCACGCAGGTCATTCACGAGGGAGACGACATCTCGATTGACGGCACCACCGGCGAGGTATTCGCCGGCATTATCGCCACCGTCGACCCCGATTTTGAGAAGGAGACCGACCTGCGCAAACTGCTGGGTTGGGCCGATAAATTCCGCAGGCTGGGCGTATGGGCGAACGCGGATTATCCTCGCGACGCCAGGCGTGCCGTGACCTTCGGCGCCGAGGGCATCGGACTGTGCCGCACGGAGCATATGTTCATGGAGCAGGAACGCCTGCCAATCGTGCAGAAGATGATCCTGGCCAAGAACAAAGAAGAGCGCCAGGCGGCCCTCGACCAATTGCTGCCATTCCAGCGCGGCGACTTCAAGGGCATTTTCGAGGCCATGATCAATCCTGAGACCGGCGATGGCTATCCCGTCGTCATTCGCCTGATTGACCCGCCGCTGCACGAATTCCTGCCCTCATACGAGGATCTGCTGGTCGAGGTGACGCGCCTGGAGACCGAGGGCGGCCACGAGCAGGAGCTGAAGGAAAAGCGCGAAATGCTGGAAGCTGTTGGAGCTATGCGCGAGATGAACCCCATGCTCGGCCTGCGCGGCTGTCGCCTGGGACTGATTTTCCCGGAGATCAATGTCATGCAGACACGTGCCATCCTGGAGGCCGCTCTGGAGGTTGCGCGCGGAGGCAAGAAATTGCAGCCGAAGATCATGATCCCGCTCGTCGGGCATGTGAATGAACTGAAAGAGGTACGCCGCCAGCTTGAGGCTGTGGCGCAGGAGATTACGAAAGAGGCCGGTTCTGCCGTCGAATACAAGTTCGGCACGATGATCGAACTGCCACGCGCCGCGCTCACCGCCGACCAGATCGCGAAGGTGGCGCAATTCTTCAGCTTCGGCACCAACGATCTGACGCAGACCACTTTCGGTTTCAGCCGCGACGATGCCGAGGGCAAGTTCCTGCTGAAATACGTCGATGGCCTGGAGGAGCCTGGCTTGAAGGAGAAGGTCAAGATTCTGCCGGTCAACCCGTTCCAGACGCTAGACCGCGATGGTGTTGGCCAGCTGGTGCGCATGGCCGTAGAGAAAGGCCGCGCTGCCAATCCTCACCTGGAGCTTGGTATCTGCGGCGAGCATGGCGGCGACCCCGACAGCATCGAGTTCTTCAACGAGGTCGGCCTGGACTACGTCAGCTGCTCACCATTCCGCGTGCCGGTGGCGAGGCTGGCAGCGGCGCAGGCGGCGCTGAGCCACAAAGAAAAAGACAAGTAA